ctctctctctctctcttttttttttttttttttgtttcttaacCAATTTTCAGTCTTTGCCCCTGTCAAGGGAAACAATTTCCCCTTCCAGCAGAGTGCAATGAGATCCCTTTTTATGAGAGAGACACATAAAGAATTGTTAATCTTTCACCAACATTATTTCGCTTTAAAAGTGACATCCATGTGACCCGTATGGCACCCTCAAACTTTATGGGCCGTACTTATATTTAGAAGCTGATGAATTGGTGTTGAAATGAAATGTGTAGTGTGTGTTAGCTTGTGTGTGGTACTGTACCCGTCAAGGATAATGGCGTGGCACAGCAATAATGAGAATATAGCATACTGAATCAAAATTAAGCCCTGtatcatttagtttttttttcatatacacAAGTATATATGTCTGCAGATGCATTTTCCTAGCTTAGTGTAGCATAAAGAATGCTGTACATCAGGCATTCGtagtgttagcccgattctttcgtTCAGCTGGAGAAattttaagttaaacaaagtttGTTTTGGTGGTCACAGAGTAAAATGTTGGACTCGGAGTGACAGAGCTCTCGCAGGAAATACGTCAGCCCGATATAAATATTTCATATTTGTCTTCATCACATTTATCTTACAGTGACCGAGTTTAACTGGCCAATTATTAGTGACATGAGCAGGCCAAtcaccgtcttcgtcatgttctttggatgagaTAAAGAACGTGTGTGTTGTTTTAGGCGTGTATCTGACACGATAGAGaagctttatctgacccagttatttagtcCCGGTACgccatcttaaagtcttggaccattCAAGGACATACTTTGCgtagtatgagcagagtggaaaagcACAAAATAGGAACATGGCTCatttagaaaaatacagaatatgaatacataatatctaagaacaaagccaatcaTAACAGTAGCTTTAGCTGGTTTACTAGCCTTGATCAAAAATGTATTCTGAAAAAGATGTGTATTTGTCTGTGTGTACTCCCATACATAACAGCATGTTATATACCACGATTAAGTATAAACTATCTTAATCGTGTTATCAGCCTCCAGGCAGACagaaaataaggaaaaacattttcaacCGATTGAGTCATGCTGTCGAAGAGATGAGAAAAGAAGGCCATAAGGTACGCATCTGGCTGTCTGAATTTACATGTTGGAGAATATGTGGTTTTAAAGCTGAGATGACTGTGTCCGTAGGACGTGGATGAGTTCTTTCAAACTGAACGTGGTCATAACCTCGCGCTAACTGGATTCACCAAGACTGCCGCCGAGGTGAGCCGGTTAcctgtttgtctttttgtttgccCTCGTCCCAGCAGGCTTTTCCCACACACGGACACGCTTTCACCGCGGGATTCTTAAACTTTGCTTTTTGTTGCAGAAATTCCTCGATGTGGTGCTGACTGAGCAAAGTAAGACATTTGCTGCCCTCACAAAGTTCCCTTTCATTTTTGGTTTGGATGCATTTGGACTCCATTTTGAGAATTTCATGTGTTCTGATGAAGCAGCTTTTATGCACAGGAGCGTATCTAGTGTGTTAGTGTTCATAGACGTTGCAGTGCAGAGTctagtgttttgttgttgttttttggcaGAAATCGCAGTGGCGTATGGACACTTCTCAGCTTCTCTGCATCTCTGCGTGGAAGCAGGGGAGGATCCTGAAAAACAGGCTTTCTCTCGGTGAGAGTTCAACAGTCTTTGTGCCACACCAGTACAACTATGTattcaaaatgaatgccttTGAATGCTACTTTCGGTTTGCAACCGTGTTTCCATTCAGAAAACAGTGTAGAAGGAATGAAACTGAGAAAGTTTAGAGATTTTTTAAAACGTTGAAGCCAGGGAGATCCATTGCTGTAGTTGGAAGTAGAAATGTGTTCCCAttccttaaagaaaaaaaatgacaatactTTCTTCTTGCAGGGTTTGTGTGAAATTGTCTGAAGTCTTTGATTCTATGAAGGTAACTTGCtctcctttttttaaatggaaatcTAGTCAGTGGTCAGTCACTGTTATGTAGAATaatttgtttgggtttttgCAGAAAAGTATGATGAGTGTCGCCGTGAACGACATGAGCACTCTCGGACTGGGCCTGGACCTGGAGTCTCGTTACCAGGAGGCAGAAAAAGTGTGTTCTCTCGCTCTAAAGTCATTTGTGTCTATTTCAAGGATCAATCAGACATGTCAGACTGAAACTTGAGACTAATATTCACGTGTGTGACTCCAATGAAGGAAATGCTCTTCAGGAGAACCTGCAAACTGGTGGAGTTAGAGAACGCCAGAAAAAACGCAGAGAGGGCCAAACCTGTAAAGAAGACTGCTGTGAGTGTCTGTACACCTAAATGAAATGAATGCGTTACGAGAGCAGATGCTATGCTCTCATGTGACCAGCAGGTGTCAGCAACAGTCTGCTCTAATAGTTTACAAGTTGATGCAACTAGAATCCGTACAGTTGCTCTGATGACGGATGTAAAGATGTTGACCTGCTCCAACTTTCCTCAGATGGAAGAGGTGAAGGAAGCAACAGAGGCCGAGTTTGTGCTGACTTGTGAAGTTGCAAAGCAAGAGGTAGAACATCCAATACACAACTGGATTCCCTTTTACATGTGGCTGTCCAAAGATCACGGTCTGCTGACGTGCACACACTGCTTTTGTTAACATTCACACAATGTGCTCCTCACAGATCCTCCAGTTCAAGCGAGAACGTGTGGAAATGTTGCAGCGGGCTCTGGTTCAGTGGAGTGAAAAGCAACTTCTTACAGCCAAAGAAAGTGCCGATGTGTTCGACCAGCACCTGCAAGCCTTTAAAGCCATGGCCTAGTGACCTCAATTACATCTGATGTGAATAAGGAAATCCAAGCTAAAGAGAAAGAGATGCCTTACTAATTTTCAGACACAAATCTGAGCCATGACTACTACTGGCCTAACATTTTCTCTCATCTGGACCAAACCTTACCACATTCCACTAAAACCCAGGTAGAAATGATTGCTTTGAGAACGGTGGGCTTTGTCACCTGCTACGGAAgtctgttatgtgtgtgtgtgtgtgtgtgtgtgtgtgtgtgtgtgtgtgtgtgtgtgtgtgtgtgattgtatATGTGTTTTATACCACAATTCTACATTGTGCTGAGATTGTCTTGCACTGTTCTCCAACCACTACATCAGCTGGGGTCATACAAAATAAAGTGTGATGAATTGATTCCCAAAGTACCTGCttgcctttgtgtgtgtttctcccTGCCGGATCATTAATCAGCTGGTTTGACTGCTCCCGCAAGGACATAGCAGCAAGGACACAGTGCGTTGGCTTTTTGTTTGGCCTTTGAAACTATTCCAGCACTGTGAATTTCTGTAAATGATCTCTTCCACAGACATTCTAGTTCTCCTATTGTATGAAACCCTTAAGACGGTCTGGCACAAGCCTCACAAAGTTGGCTACAATTTTCTGTACAGAAGCTCAATGTCACCCTCCCCTTCTCTGTCTTCAGTGAACTGCGAGTTCATAGCTCAACGCTGCTGTGTTTTCCCTTTCATCTGTTCCAGCCTGTGATCTCTGGTAGGTGAATAAAGAGGAGCCCTTCCCATTTGAGGGAATGAGTCAGAGAGAGATAGATGATGGGTCTAATAAGTAGAGAGAGGAGACAGGAGGTTGAACTCACACAACTACAAAGGTCTGAATGAAGGGCAGTCATACTACTGAAAGCTGACGCTATGTTTTTAATCCTCCCTAATGTTGATGGTTTGGTACTGTtatcatttaaaatgaaaataactcACTGTCGGCATTCGATGGCTCACACTGTGCTTCCATATTTCCCCAGCCATCTTGTAGCATGACAGTATCATCCACCTTCTTAACAAATGTTATTTCTCAGCCcgtgttcttttttcttttgtttgtttaaccAGAAGAGAAACTTTTCTGAGGATGCTCAGGTCTCACGAGAGTAAACATGCATCAAAGGGCACCCAATCATTCAGAAAAAAATTTTATTCACGGAGTGGCTTTGCATGATTTACAGTTTAAATAAATTCTTATCTTAAAGTAATCCTTTATGAGCCCACCGTAATCCTCCCAAACATGTTCAGCCAGACTCTGATATGTGATATGGACGGCAAGAACGTGCACAGCATCGAAGATTGAAGCACTCATTACATGCCTTCTTTCTGACATAGAAAAGGTTAGTCTGTCTGTCATAAAACTAAAATGAAACACATTCTAAAAGACGTACTCCAGGTCTGAGGACCTTTGCTGAATGTCTGCCCACTTCATCGTCTAGCTATTGTTGAATTGAAGTAACTGGTCGTGTCTTGAGCTAAATGTGAGTGCTCAGAATGTCTCCTGAGATGGGCCACATTGTTCCTTTTAAGATACACAATATTTGCCAATTAAGCTGAGATATGAATTACAGCTGAGCCAAATGCAAACAATAAACAGATAGTATTTAGTCTTCAAGATACTGGTCTGATTGATACATTGACATGCTGGTGGTGCAAGAGTACATCACAGTGACATTTATGCACTGGTCAGAAATTAGTATAGGTCCATGTATGCTAGTTCCTGCAAATGCTGGATGTTTTGGTAAAATCCAAATCATGCCAACCTGTTTCTGGCACTATTGAGAAAAAGGCTGGGGATTATTGAACTGATTATAATAATCCTGAGCAGAAGATGGTCAGTAATGCATTTCACAGGAAGCTGCATGTGGTTTTAAATCTGAAAAGCTACTGAAAACTGTTCCTCAGCACTTTGCCATTAACTTTTCACGCACAAAGCACACACTCATTAAATCCAGAAATGTCCTCGTGTTGGTCTGCATTTCATTTTCGTGGAAATTTGTTGTATTGAGGTAATGAGGCACAGCAAACATTAAACGTAAGGTGAatcatatttttttcttctcacagTTTTGTGGATTTACGTCTGTCGGCCTCATCAGAACATGCTGTATTTACAGTCAGCAGAGCAAATAGAAAAGAGCACATGTTTTTTCCTCAGGATTCATCATACTGCAGCATTGCTCCCTTTGTTAATATTCCGGTTTGCAATGCTCATCCCTGCTGCTTGTAACTGCATTGTAGCAGATGAATTTCACAACAGGGGAGCCTCATTTCTGTACTGCAGAGGCGAACTAGTGCACACGGTGAGTGCACACCCACACTTATAAGAGCCCTTCTCAGCTGCTGAGATTATGACCCAGATCAAGGACGGGTGTTTGTGGCAATGCTCCCTgtatgtgtgttggtgtgtgttagAATGTGAGTGTAAATCCCATCAAAAATATGCACTTAGAGACGATTTGCTAAAGTAGCTCATTACTGGTGGAAAGGCAGCACTCAGCATGTCGCCTTATGACCTGACAAGGACTGGTTCGTCAAGTGAAAAGTGAAGGTAAAAGCTTGTCTTAACACACAGTATGACAAGGCATTATGAGTCAGAATGTTCCCCCAAGTGTGACAGTCAGTTAGATACTAAAAATATGGATGAGTCTTTTGTTGTAGCTTGTTAATTTTCTGGACAGaggattaaaaacatttttgattAATGACAAATAGAAATGAAAAGTTGATCACAAAAACGAACGGGCAGTAGTTATGCTTATCTCTCTTCCATCTTCATAGCTGTCTTTGATATCCGAGTATGTTGAGAAGGTTACAAAAACATAGCTTCATCCAATTTTAGCTTTTTCGTTGACACTTGACAggcctaaaaaaataaagaggagaaaagaaagagtAAAGTTTAAAAGCCTTAAATAGATAGTTTGGGACTTTTATGTGGGGTTGTGTGACGTCCACATAAATAGCAAATTAAAGCAGGGACAAAAGAAGCAGCAGGACCCACAGTAAGGTGGTGGAAGATGGATGTTGTTCAGTAGAGTAAATagtgacaaagtaaacaacAGATCAATGCAGCAGCGCAGGTGCAGCGCAGGTGCAGCGCAGGTGCAGCGCAGGTGCAGCGCAGGTGCAGCGCAGGTGCAGCGCAGGTGCAGCGCAGGTGCAGCGCAGGTGCAGCGCAGGCTGAACCACTAGGAAGTGTTTGacgtttggggttttttttagtttgcaaaaattctcttctctcctctgcTCTTATTATCTTTGCGCTTGGCTCACGAAATTTAACCGCATTTTTCTTATACACTAAGATATCTGTGATGATGTGTTATGATTTGAAGCATTCAAATGTGGCGTCTGTGTGAAATCAATGCATGTACGACATAAATTGTGTATTGAAGTGTCATGTTTTGCAAACTACATGAGTTGGAAGCTTTCAAGACTTTGGGGTTAAATTTTTCTAAAAACTGACCAAAAGTTTTTGAGTGAGAAGAATGTATTTGCATGCCAGTCTAAAATGGGATTGAGGTGGCTAACTTAGGCGTCATCGGTGAGGAAGGGACGTTAATAACAAGGTTAAAGCTTCCGTTCTAAGCCTCTGATGAATAACACAACACAGATTAAGGGTCTGAATGGGGTGTATTTCCCATTGGCTGTGTTAAAGTGCTCTAAAGTAAATTAGAAACATGTTGCAACGCATCCTTCTTATAGAAATAACGTTACACATAAATAACAGCACATGTGAGCTTCAATTTTAAAACATTGTATTACATCTTTTTCTGTTATAGCAGTCAACCACTGCTTGAAACAACAAACAATTCCCTCTACATTTTAAAACCATGACTGAAATGATGTTGAAATTATTGTAATCTTTTCATTTACTCAGCTGTCAGTGACTTAAGTGACAAAGTTAATGAGACATAGCATAGAACGGGCAAGATAATTGGTTTATCACTTTCCAAAAGTAACAAGTGACACAGAGTCATCTGCTTTGCTTCCTAATTTTTCCTCTGATTCTCTGGCGGGTAAAATCCTGTCCGATTGTTTACTCTTGTGCTTGTTCACAATAGCGacggttgttttgttttccagaaCTTTGATTTGAAGATAGAAATACATGGTCAAAGTGTCCTGTTTTCCAGCAATGAGGTATCATAAAGCAAAGAGCAATTCTTGCAGTTCCTGCGCTGAAAACCAATGAGCTGTGAAGAGCAGCATCTCAACCCTCAGGTACTCCAGATGAGTTTATACTCACGATATGTGCATAATGAAAGTACTCCAAAATGAGTCAGAGGCACATAGTTTTCACACACTTCTCTAGAATTACTTTGATACTGCATTCATGTTCAAATGGCTTTTGTCTAAAGCTCCAGTGTGGCCAGTCACAAATTAGAGAATGTGTTGTAGCTGAGCTGAGTCAATCCCAGGTTACTGACATTTCATGAAATATAATTGCCTTTCATACTTCCCCAGGGAATAAtttggacccaaatgcagacagcGAACCCTGTGTTTGATCTAAGGGAACTCTAATAAGCTTTGCAGAAGAAAGAGCAACAGAAAAAGACACCCCACTGGAGCGAACTGGCagaaaaacaaactgacaggGATGACAATGAAGTGGCGCGTAACAAAGGAAATCGAGGAGTATGATCGAAACCGAGGAAAGGAAATATTAACATAACACAAATGTGTGTGGAAGCAAAACGTAGTGAATGTTACTTGGGGGCAGAAAgaatttttctttctctaattttgttatttttaacctaaaaaaaaagttgactgGTGTAAAGAACCTAGAAAACCAACTCTGATGAGTGATTGGGATGCTGGATATTGTATCAATTCCCCTACTACTGGAAAGCATTAGACTTGCTAATCTAGTCCATTTTTCTGTCCAGCACTGAGTGAAGCCATAAATATTAATAGATTCACACTCCCCTCTCGGCTGCTTGTCATGCGTTCAAGGGATTATGGCTGATGGTATTATATTGTTAATTAGGTTTGCAGGAGTAATGTTCGCAGCGAACCAGCGGACAGTCTGACATGCTGAGGTGATGACTTTCCTGACATTTCTCATGCACAACAGACTTCTCAGATTATACTGtaacatgaaaaaaacactCTCACGGGAGACGTGGAAGGTGAGGGTTGGGGTGTCCATCTTCTGAATTTACAACATCATGGTTTATTCATTCCTcaatgaaatatttaaaaaggaaacaCATCAGGCAGGTTTCAGCAGTGCAGTGATTATGAGCCAGTATACAACGTAGAACACACATTGTCACACACGCGGTACAAATGCACCACCCATTAGAGTAAAATCAATAATCTATCTATTTTTCCACCACGGTTTTCACCAGAGTTGCCAACACAACCAACGCACAATCATGCTGCTCTCCGCAGAGGTCAGTTTGTCCTCCAACATGCGGCTCTTTTTCATCTCCATCACAAACAACATGTCCCACAGCGTGTTGTGAGGGTTGCATTCGGATGGCTCTGACTTCAAGCTATGGGTGAAACAATGTGGAAAGTGCAACATTTCCTGTTTTCCGCAGCTGTTAAGAAGTGTGTCAGAAGCGGAAGAAAAAGATGCTCAAGCCATTTACAATTTGGACAAAGATTTATGAATCATTTGTGTTTTTCTAGTACAATGTTGATTTttgctaaaaataaaaaatatgaggCAGATTATTGCTTTTCTCTGCTCTGATCTCTGATTGTTTGATGTTTAACAAGCTGCCGGTTAAGCCTCAGTTTTGTCCGGTTGACGCTGTGAAGCCTGGAGAATACAGTGGTCTTTAACCATGCttttacattgttttttcactcctGTCCATAATGTTTGAATTAGTTTCCCTTTTTTGTACAAGTAACTTTGAGTAAAGTTTGTTGAGAAAATGATCAGAGCCAAACTTACAGAAATGgaacatttttgttttctttcagtatcCCATAAAATGTTATCAATCTAAAAACAAAAGGTTTTACACCTAAATTCTATAGGTTTTCAAGGACATGAACTCGTAAAGGTTTAATAGTTTTGTTCAAGGACACCTCAGAGGGTGATGTGTTTCGCTGGAGGTGCTGAGACCTGGACCTTCTACAGTAGTTGAAGGACGGCCACTTCACTCACTGCGCCGCCTTCATGTTGCAAAACAAGCATTCAAGGGCAAAGCGACCAGATGGAAAGCCATTCCGGGCAAACGGCAAACAGAGGTTGAACATCTGTTGCAGGGATGTTTCCAAGCCTAAGACAAGTCTCACCTCACCATTCCTGCTGTTGTTTCTGACTCAGACTTGGCAAAAAGATACAGACACCATCACCGGTGCCCTGTGGTTACTGCTATTGAATTTCACTTTGAGATAATGCACGCCAAAATCTCATTAAATCCCAGTCAGAGATAATACTCTGTAAATTCCCCTTATGATTTGATTAGGAGGCACGGGGGCCTGCCCTCATGCTGATTGCGTTCCTAATCAAATCCCTTCAGTTGCAGAGCAAACAAGCGCCAGGAGGGGAAAATATGaaacaacaaagcaaaacaagtaGAGCAGGATGTCACATTTCCCTCTAGTTGTTTATTGTCTTTTGGCGTGATGAAAAAATACTGGAGTGAACTCTGTCTGAAATAGTTTTTTCTCTGTAATTTCTGTGCGACTACATTTAGACTTTCTTGGAAAGAAAACCAATGTAACACAAGTAAATTGTAGCACTGTAAAATATTTGATTAAGCACTGTGGAACGTTCTATTTTTCTGTactctttagattagattacattagattagattcaactttattgtcattgcacatgttaGAGGTTCAGACAATGAAATTGCAGATTGCATCCAACCAGAAGTGCATACGCAGTAATTGTACAATCATACAGAATGTGCAGTggtgcattattagtgggaaaTCTGCAGTACATACAACAGGCAGTGGGGGTTCTTCTTCAGGTTCTTCTTCAGCGTGCATATTGATCATATTACTAGCTTGTTTTATGTGACTCTATTGCTAATGTTTGCACAATAGTCTGTTTTTGGCAAACAGATACAAATTGTGTCACCCCATACAGTAGACTAGAGCACAGTGTCATTGTTTGTTTCCCATGACTTGAAGTTTGGCCGTCAATCGTTTAATTATGTTGTcttgttgtcttcttctttaaTTGTAGTTGAAGAATTACTGCCATACTACTGCGTGTCATCATAAAGCAACAATCCTAAAACATTTATAAATGGGACAGTTGCAGTCAGTTTACCAGAGTTTCTGAATATTGAAACATGAAATATGAACATATAAAATCTCGACCTCGGCTCTGCCTTGTCCAATGCACTTTCAGAAAATAtattcaagtaaaagtaaaaca
The Odontesthes bonariensis isolate fOdoBon6 chromosome 3, fOdoBon6.hap1, whole genome shotgun sequence DNA segment above includes these coding regions:
- the LOC142377092 gene encoding sorting nexin-5 encodes the protein MMEEVRDVSSDLSVHGHNIKITDVLQDGDILTFIIISQKLSGTGEYHVDRTFDDFEWLQQHLFSQEDVPGIQGVIFPPLPARAQVNASAKVMKQLGLLALGEWQPYCRALETFLRQVAAHCILSKNKALEVFLTSTDPPGRQKIRKNIFNRLSHAVEEMRKEGHKDVDEFFQTERGHNLALTGFTKTAAEKFLDVVLTEQKIAVAYGHFSASLHLCVEAGEDPEKQAFSRVCVKLSEVFDSMKKSMMSVAVNDMSTLGLGLDLESRYQEAEKEMLFRRTCKLVELENARKNAERAKPVKKTAMEEVKEATEAEFVLTCEVAKQEILQFKRERVEMLQRALVQWSEKQLLTAKESADVFDQHLQAFKAMA